In Helianthus annuus cultivar XRQ/B chromosome 8, HanXRQr2.0-SUNRISE, whole genome shotgun sequence, a single genomic region encodes these proteins:
- the LOC110872604 gene encoding ankyrin repeat-containing protein NPR4, with translation MRFDQIVKMLIETSPSWLNKPPKPGALFVAAERGNTRFIAELLRTYHHQLMISTNDDGLTIFHVAVMHRQQGVYNLLYEIAGSTKDFICEMQDNSDGNTMLHLVGKTSKQMATKTYGASLLMQRELLWFQEVYKMTPPYVRERKNNAGQTPYELFSEENKDLVSKGLDWMKDCMVVATLIFTVAFAVAFTVPGGYNQDHGLPVFTHERTFLVFVIADAISLFTSSTSLLVFLTILTSGHGQRDFMYSLPTKLMIGILTLFISVATMMVTFSASFFVLYHKGLKWVPILIAVFATVPVIAFAALQFPLLVDMFRSMYDSHYLFNPKKRILYPKKPRVHTKKST, from the exons ATGAGATTTGATCAAATTGTGAAAATGCTGATAGAAACTTCTCCTTCCTGGCTTAATAAACCACCGAAACCTGGAGCGTTATTTGTTGCTGCAGAACGAGGCAACACCAGGTTTATAGCTGAGTTGCTTCGAACCTATCATCATCAGCTTATGATTAGCACAAATGATGATGGGCTCACTATATTTCATGTAGCTGTTATGCACCGTCAGCAAGGTGTCTACAACCTATTGTACGAGATAGCTGGCAGCACCAAGGACTTTATATGCGAAATGCAGGACAATTCAGATGGTAACACTATGCTTCATTTAGTTGGGAAGACTTCGAAGCAGATGGCAACTAAGACGTATGGTGCATCTCTGCTAATGCAACGAGAATTATTGTGGTTCCAG GAAGTTTACAAGATGACGCCACCTTATGTAAGGGAAAGAAAGAACAATGCTGGTCAAACACCGTATGAGTTATTCTCTGAAGAAAACAAAGATCTAGTTTCCAAAGGATTGGATTGGATGAAAGACTGCATGGTCGTTGCCACACTTATTTTCACAGTTGCATTTGCTGTAGCCTTTACAGTTCCCGGTGGCTACAACCAAGATCATGGGCTTCCTGTTTTCACTCATGAGCGTACCTTCTTAGTCTTTGTTATTGCAGATGCCATTTCTTTGTTCACTTCCTCAACTTCACTTTTGGTGTTTTTGACTATCCTGACATCTGGTCATGGTCAACGTGATTTCATGTATTCATTACCCACAAAGCTTATGATAGGCATACTAACACTTTTCATCTCTGTAGCAACAATGATGGTGACGTTTAGTGCAAGTTTCTTTGTGCTATACCACAAGGGGTTGAAATGGGTACCAATCCTTATTGCTGTATTTGCTACCGTCCCAGTCATTGCGTTTGCAGCATTGCAGTTTCCTCTTTTGGTGGATATGTTTCGCTCTATGTATGATTCTCACTATCTCTTTAACCCCAAGAAACGTATTCTTTACCCCAAAAAACCAAGGGTACACACTAAAAAGTCTACTTAG